In one window of Tenacibaculum mesophilum DNA:
- the lpxB gene encoding lipid-A-disaccharide synthase, which translates to MKYYILVGEASGDLHGANLMKALLKEDPKADIRFWGGDLMQEVGGTLVKHYKERAFMGFVEVLMNLRKILGMISFCKKDIAQFNPDVIVFIDNSGFNLRIAKWARKQGFRTNYYISPQVWASRAGRVKDIKRDIDQMFVILPFEKEFYKKYDYNVRFVGHPLIDGIAGREQVSIEKFRKEHDLGHKEVIALLPGSRKQEITKMLSVMLSLVKDFPQYQFVVAGAPSQSYEFYKEIIGDANVKFINNKTYDLLSISHAALVASGTATLEAALFKVPQVVCYKGSNISYQIAKRIITLKYISLVNLIMDREVVKELIQNDFTKKKLQYELTRILELEHRQKLFLSYFDLEQKLGGKGASEKTAKLIVAGVKK; encoded by the coding sequence ATGAAATATTACATTCTTGTAGGTGAGGCTTCAGGTGATTTGCACGGAGCTAATTTGATGAAGGCCTTGTTAAAGGAAGATCCGAAAGCTGACATTCGTTTTTGGGGAGGTGACCTAATGCAAGAAGTTGGCGGTACACTTGTTAAGCATTATAAAGAGCGTGCTTTTATGGGCTTTGTTGAGGTGTTGATGAATTTACGAAAGATTTTAGGAATGATTTCTTTTTGTAAAAAAGATATTGCTCAATTTAATCCTGATGTAATAGTTTTTATTGATAACTCAGGTTTTAACCTTCGTATAGCTAAGTGGGCAAGAAAGCAAGGTTTTAGAACCAATTATTATATATCACCTCAAGTTTGGGCAAGTAGAGCAGGTAGAGTAAAAGATATTAAACGAGATATCGACCAAATGTTTGTAATTCTCCCATTTGAAAAAGAGTTTTACAAAAAGTATGATTATAATGTTCGCTTTGTGGGTCATCCTTTAATCGATGGAATTGCAGGAAGAGAGCAAGTTTCTATCGAAAAGTTTAGAAAAGAACACGACCTTGGACATAAGGAGGTTATAGCACTGTTACCAGGAAGTAGAAAGCAGGAAATAACAAAAATGTTATCAGTAATGCTTTCATTGGTAAAAGATTTTCCACAATATCAGTTTGTAGTGGCAGGAGCACCAAGTCAATCGTATGAGTTTTATAAAGAAATTATTGGAGATGCCAATGTAAAATTCATTAATAATAAAACGTATGACTTGTTAAGTATTTCACATGCTGCTTTGGTTGCGTCAGGTACAGCAACACTAGAGGCAGCTTTGTTTAAAGTACCTCAGGTAGTGTGTTATAAAGGAAGTAATATTTCTTATCAAATAGCTAAGCGAATAATAACATTAAAATATATATCGTTAGTAAATTTAATAATGGATAGAGAAGTGGTAAAAGAGTTGATACAAAATGATTTTACCAAAAAAAAATTACAGTACGAATTAACACGTATTTTAGAATTAGAACATCGCCAGAAATTATTTTTGTCATATTTTGATTTAGAACAAAAATTAGGAGGAAAAGGAGCTTCTGAAAAAACAGCGAAGTTGATTGTTGCAGGAGTGAAAAAATAA
- the surE gene encoding 5'/3'-nucleotidase SurE codes for MQDRPLILVTNDDGITAPGIRMLIEIMNKIGDVVVVAPDSPQSGMGHAITVNNVLHCNPITIDEGPQIEYSCSGTPADCVKMAKNEILNRTPDLCVSGINHGSNSSINVIYSGTMSAAVEAGIEGIPAIGFSLLDFDWHADFRAARKFIEKIALNVLLNGLPDGVILNVNIPKLKEDEIKGVRICRQANGYWKETFDKRKSPFGKEYYWLSGEFINRDKGQDTDIWALENGFISVVPVQFDMTAHHAIQKLHTWDI; via the coding sequence ATGCAAGATAGACCTTTGATTTTAGTTACGAATGATGACGGAATTACGGCTCCTGGTATTCGTATGTTGATTGAAATTATGAATAAAATAGGGGATGTAGTGGTGGTGGCTCCTGATAGCCCACAAAGTGGAATGGGGCATGCTATTACGGTGAATAATGTGTTACATTGTAACCCTATAACCATTGATGAAGGTCCACAAATAGAGTACAGTTGTTCTGGTACGCCTGCAGATTGTGTTAAAATGGCAAAAAATGAAATCTTAAATCGTACACCAGATTTATGTGTTTCAGGAATTAATCACGGATCCAATTCATCCATCAATGTAATTTATTCAGGAACGATGAGTGCTGCTGTTGAAGCAGGTATTGAAGGGATTCCAGCAATAGGTTTTTCTTTATTAGATTTTGATTGGCATGCTGATTTTAGAGCTGCACGTAAGTTTATAGAAAAAATAGCGTTAAATGTTTTATTAAACGGATTACCTGACGGGGTAATTTTAAATGTAAACATTCCGAAGTTGAAAGAAGACGAAATTAAAGGAGTTCGTATATGTAGACAAGCGAATGGTTATTGGAAAGAAACGTTTGATAAACGTAAAAGTCCGTTTGGCAAAGAGTACTATTGGCTTTCAGGAGAGTTTATTAATAGAGATAAAGGACAAGATACTGATATTTGGGCGTTAGAAAATGGTTTTATATCGGTAGTGCCTGTTCAATTTGATATGACAGCACATCACGCAATTCAAAAGTTACATACATGGGACATATAA
- a CDS encoding carboxy terminal-processing peptidase, producing MKTKFIIPFLAITLLFSNSVSSNTVPNNDPEKDRVIVYVLKNILSRYHYVQKKLNDDFSEHVYNTFIDGLDPNKRYFTQEDLKEFSQYKYQIDNQLRDSNIDFYKLVYQRFLEKMESGKKTYRSLLKQPFNYKKKEVIDVDYDKVPYAKNETELMNYWRKQLKLSILSNIEDAENQQNEKAKKDKSFKKKSFKELEAEARKKVLKNMDDLYMRIGELENSDWYSTFLNSVVSGFDPHTTYMSPRIKTRFDQEMSGKLEGIGARLQKKGIYTHIVELISGGPAWKQGELEADDIILKVAQGDEEPLDIVGMRLDDAIKFIKGKKGTEVRLTVKKKIDGSIKVIPIIRDVVELEETFVKSSIVEKNGKKYGIINLPRFYIDFNDLSRRDAAKDMEKEIERLKEEDVQGLIVDLRDNGGGSLKTAIEIGGLFINKGPIVQVKYRGEDPLVKVDTDPKIQWEGPLVVMVNEFSASASEIFAAAMQDYKRGVIIGGKQTYGKGTVQNVLPINRFYEQYPNDLGALKMTIQKFYRINGGSTQIEGVYSDISLPTRYSYMDFGERDLDGALPWDKVQQAKYTATNSYSNFADVVYNSKQRVMNNEKFNKINDYAKWLKKNQDERVYSLNYDAFKKESEAKTKEGEQFKDIFKFDSHLTFVSPKYELNLFKKDTVLEEKRVAWHKNLQKDIYVNEALNVLSELKMNDNHVAVKH from the coding sequence ATGAAGACGAAGTTTATTATACCATTTTTAGCAATCACACTTTTATTTTCTAATTCTGTTAGTTCTAATACAGTTCCTAACAACGATCCAGAAAAAGATCGTGTAATTGTTTACGTTTTAAAAAATATTTTAAGTCGATATCATTACGTTCAAAAAAAATTAAATGATGACTTTTCCGAACATGTATATAACACATTTATCGATGGACTTGATCCTAATAAACGTTATTTTACTCAAGAAGATTTAAAAGAATTCTCTCAATATAAATATCAAATAGACAATCAATTAAGAGACTCAAATATTGATTTTTACAAATTGGTGTATCAACGCTTTTTAGAAAAGATGGAGTCTGGTAAAAAGACCTATCGTTCCTTATTAAAACAACCTTTTAATTATAAAAAGAAAGAGGTTATTGATGTTGATTATGATAAGGTTCCGTATGCTAAAAACGAAACTGAATTAATGAATTACTGGAGAAAGCAATTAAAACTATCTATTTTAAGTAACATTGAAGACGCCGAAAACCAGCAAAACGAAAAAGCTAAAAAGGATAAAAGTTTTAAAAAGAAAAGCTTTAAAGAACTAGAGGCTGAAGCAAGAAAGAAAGTCCTAAAAAATATGGACGATTTATATATGCGTATCGGTGAACTTGAGAACTCTGATTGGTATTCTACTTTTTTAAACAGTGTAGTAAGCGGTTTTGATCCACATACAACCTATATGTCTCCTCGAATTAAAACACGTTTTGATCAAGAGATGTCTGGTAAATTAGAAGGTATTGGAGCTCGTTTGCAAAAAAAAGGAATTTACACCCATATTGTTGAATTAATTTCTGGAGGTCCAGCATGGAAACAAGGTGAATTAGAAGCTGACGATATTATTTTAAAAGTTGCACAAGGTGATGAAGAGCCTTTAGATATTGTTGGAATGCGTTTAGATGATGCCATAAAATTTATCAAAGGAAAAAAAGGAACTGAGGTACGTTTAACTGTAAAGAAAAAGATTGATGGTTCTATTAAAGTAATTCCAATTATTAGAGATGTAGTTGAGCTTGAAGAAACTTTTGTAAAATCAAGTATTGTTGAAAAGAATGGCAAAAAGTATGGGATTATTAATCTTCCTAGGTTTTATATAGATTTTAATGACTTAAGCCGTAGAGATGCTGCTAAAGACATGGAAAAAGAAATTGAGCGTTTAAAAGAAGAAGATGTTCAAGGTTTAATTGTTGATTTGCGTGACAACGGTGGTGGGTCTTTAAAAACAGCTATTGAAATTGGTGGTTTATTCATTAACAAAGGACCAATTGTTCAAGTAAAATATCGTGGTGAAGATCCTTTAGTAAAAGTTGATACTGATCCAAAAATTCAATGGGAAGGGCCTTTAGTAGTAATGGTAAATGAATTTTCTGCTTCAGCTTCTGAAATTTTTGCTGCTGCAATGCAAGATTATAAACGTGGTGTTATTATTGGTGGTAAACAAACTTACGGTAAGGGAACTGTACAAAATGTATTACCTATAAACCGTTTTTATGAACAATATCCTAACGATTTAGGTGCTTTAAAAATGACCATTCAAAAGTTCTATAGAATTAATGGTGGTTCTACTCAAATTGAAGGAGTTTATTCTGATATTTCTTTACCTACCCGATATAGTTATATGGACTTTGGAGAACGTGATTTAGACGGTGCTTTGCCTTGGGATAAGGTACAACAAGCAAAATATACTGCTACGAATTCATACAGTAACTTTGCTGATGTAGTATACAACAGTAAACAACGTGTAATGAATAACGAAAAGTTTAATAAAATAAATGACTATGCTAAATGGTTAAAGAAAAATCAAGACGAAAGAGTCTATTCTTTAAACTATGATGCTTTTAAAAAGGAAAGCGAAGCTAAAACAAAAGAAGGAGAACAGTTTAAAGATATTTTTAAATTTGATTCTCATCTAACTTTTGTCTCTCCTAAATATGAGTTAAATTTATTTAAAAAGGATACTGTTTTAGAAGAAAAAAGAGTTGCATGGCATAAAAACCTTCAGAAAGATATTTATGTAAATGAAGCGCTAAACGTTCTTAGCGAGTTGAAAATGAACGATAATCATGTAGCTGTAAAACATTAA
- a CDS encoding HD domain-containing protein, with translation MNPFFSTHFMLKNTFLNLLATYSNDNSFNILLWQEIEEYYTSKKRHYHTLEHLENLLFQLTPIRTKISSWNTILFTLFYHDVIYNSLKNNNEEKSAELAVKRMNQLSIPNKVIENCFSQILATKSHKTSENSDTNYFTDADLSILGQSWEVYTQYYKNVRKEYAIYPNIIYNSGRKKALLHFLTMKNIFKTEYFYQKFEETARKNIQKEIELL, from the coding sequence ATGAACCCTTTTTTTTCTACTCATTTTATGTTAAAGAACACTTTTTTAAACTTATTGGCTACTTACTCAAACGATAATAGCTTCAATATTTTATTGTGGCAAGAAATAGAAGAGTATTATACCAGTAAAAAAAGACATTATCACACATTAGAACATCTTGAAAATTTACTTTTTCAATTAACTCCTATAAGAACCAAAATAAGTAGTTGGAACACAATTCTATTCACACTGTTTTATCACGATGTTATCTATAATTCTTTAAAAAACAACAATGAAGAAAAAAGTGCTGAGTTAGCTGTAAAAAGAATGAATCAACTTTCAATTCCCAATAAAGTTATAGAAAATTGTTTTTCACAGATTTTAGCTACTAAATCTCATAAAACATCTGAAAATTCAGACACTAACTACTTTACAGATGCTGATTTATCTATCTTAGGTCAAAGCTGGGAAGTATATACTCAATATTATAAAAATGTTCGAAAAGAATACGCTATTTATCCTAATATAATCTATAATTCAGGTCGTAAAAAAGCTTTACTGCATTTTTTAACAATGAAAAATATATTCAAAACAGAATACTTTTACCAAAAGTTTGAGGAAACAGCACGAAAAAATATTCAGAAAGAAATTGAACTATTATAA
- a CDS encoding DUF2797 domain-containing protein, translating to MQYQGVLKKMPTENLNTVQYYLDMGVDFLNMNQLLNKELTLSFVTYECLNCHLEKKIYRQGFCKKCFFEIPTAGDWIMRPELSKAHLGEEDRDLEYEKRVQLQPHIVYLANSSNVKVGVTRKQQVPTRWIDQGAHEAIEIVEVPNRYLAGITEVALKEHVADKTNWRTMLKNDIKDENLVEWRERLQEFIPDEAKEYYIVNNTETNINFPVEKFPKKPKSLNLEKEGTYTGKLVGIKGQYLIFEDETVFNVRSNEGLVVKIGLL from the coding sequence ATGCAGTACCAAGGAGTTTTAAAAAAAATGCCTACCGAGAATTTAAACACAGTTCAATACTATTTAGATATGGGAGTGGATTTTTTGAATATGAATCAGTTATTGAATAAAGAATTAACCTTAAGTTTTGTTACTTACGAGTGTTTAAACTGTCATTTAGAAAAGAAAATATACCGTCAAGGATTTTGTAAAAAATGCTTTTTTGAAATTCCAACTGCAGGAGATTGGATTATGCGTCCTGAATTGAGTAAAGCACACTTAGGAGAAGAAGATAGAGATTTGGAGTATGAAAAAAGGGTACAGCTACAGCCACATATTGTGTATTTAGCAAACTCAAGTAATGTAAAGGTTGGAGTGACAAGAAAGCAACAAGTACCCACTCGTTGGATAGATCAAGGAGCGCATGAAGCTATTGAAATAGTAGAGGTGCCGAATCGTTATTTAGCAGGAATTACCGAGGTAGCTTTAAAAGAGCATGTAGCGGATAAAACGAATTGGAGAACCATGTTGAAGAATGATATTAAAGATGAAAACTTGGTAGAGTGGCGTGAGCGATTACAAGAGTTTATTCCTGATGAAGCGAAAGAATATTATATAGTTAATAATACTGAAACGAATATTAATTTTCCTGTTGAAAAGTTCCCTAAAAAGCCTAAAAGTTTGAATTTAGAGAAAGAAGGAACGTATACAGGTAAATTGGTGGGAATTAAAGGACAGTACTTAATTTTTGAGGATGAAACAGTGTTTAATGTTCGTTCTAATGAAGGATTGGTGGTTAAAATTGGGCTATTATAA
- a CDS encoding GH3 auxin-responsive promoter family protein has translation MTFPFINSIISWFLKKRKHQVELFLKYPIDVQNELLLKLVTAAKNTEFGKQQNFSSIKSYTDFANNVPIQRYESIEPLIERCRKGEQNLFWPTPIRWFAKSSGTTNAKSKFIPVSDEAIEYCHFKAGKDMLCLYINNNENAKLFTGKGLRLGGSSAVYEDNNSYFGDLSAIIIENMPFWADFSSAPKQETALMSEWETKMEAIINETIHENITSLVGVPSWMLVLLNRVLEKTGKDNILEVWPNLEVYFHGGINFNPYREQYKKLIPRDDFKYYETYNASEGFFAIQDRNDSDEMLLMLDYGIFYEFIPMSEYNGENSKAIPLSEVKKGINYAIIITTNGGLWRYLIGDTVKFTSTNPYRIKITGRTKHHINVFGEELIIENAEDALKVASDKTNCEIKEYTVGPIFMNGKENGAHEWVIEFKKAPENLTFFTEELDEALKSCNSDYEAKRYNNMTLAMPKIHQAREGLFYDWMKKKGKLGGQHKIPRLSNSRDFVEELLKL, from the coding sequence ATGACGTTTCCATTTATAAATTCAATCATCTCTTGGTTCTTAAAAAAGCGTAAACATCAAGTAGAGTTGTTTTTAAAGTATCCTATTGATGTTCAAAACGAGCTACTACTAAAGCTTGTAACTGCTGCTAAAAACACTGAATTTGGGAAACAACAAAACTTTTCTTCAATTAAAAGTTATACTGACTTTGCCAACAACGTTCCCATTCAACGTTATGAAAGTATTGAACCACTTATTGAGCGTTGTAGAAAAGGAGAGCAAAATTTATTTTGGCCTACACCTATACGTTGGTTTGCCAAATCAAGTGGTACTACCAATGCAAAAAGTAAATTTATTCCTGTAAGTGATGAAGCTATTGAATATTGTCACTTTAAAGCAGGAAAAGATATGTTATGCTTATATATCAATAACAATGAAAACGCAAAGCTTTTCACTGGTAAAGGACTCCGTTTAGGTGGTAGTTCTGCTGTATACGAAGACAACAACAGTTATTTTGGTGATTTATCGGCTATAATTATTGAAAACATGCCTTTTTGGGCAGATTTTAGCTCAGCTCCAAAGCAAGAAACTGCTTTAATGAGTGAGTGGGAAACAAAAATGGAAGCTATTATTAACGAAACCATTCATGAAAATATTACAAGCTTAGTTGGTGTTCCTTCTTGGATGTTAGTTTTATTAAATAGAGTATTAGAAAAAACAGGAAAGGATAATATTTTAGAAGTTTGGCCTAATTTGGAGGTTTATTTTCATGGAGGAATAAACTTTAACCCGTATAGAGAGCAGTATAAGAAACTCATTCCAAGAGACGATTTTAAATATTATGAAACCTATAATGCATCAGAAGGTTTTTTTGCTATTCAAGACCGAAATGATTCTGACGAAATGTTGTTAATGTTAGACTACGGAATTTTTTACGAGTTTATTCCAATGAGCGAATACAACGGAGAAAATTCTAAAGCAATTCCTCTTTCTGAAGTAAAAAAAGGCATTAATTATGCTATTATTATTACCACAAATGGTGGTTTATGGCGTTACTTAATAGGAGATACTGTTAAGTTTACCTCAACCAATCCTTATCGTATAAAAATTACTGGACGTACTAAGCATCATATCAATGTTTTTGGAGAAGAGTTAATTATTGAAAACGCTGAGGATGCTTTAAAAGTAGCGAGCGATAAAACCAACTGTGAAATTAAAGAATATACCGTTGGTCCTATTTTTATGAATGGTAAAGAAAATGGAGCCCATGAATGGGTTATTGAATTTAAAAAAGCTCCTGAAAACCTTACCTTTTTTACTGAAGAATTAGACGAAGCTTTAAAAAGCTGCAACTCTGACTATGAAGCTAAGCGTTATAATAATATGACTTTAGCAATGCCTAAGATACATCAAGCTCGTGAAGGCCTGTTTTATGACTGGATGAAGAAAAAAGGAAAATT